From the genome of Nitrospirota bacterium, one region includes:
- the fabF gene encoding beta-ketoacyl-ACP synthase II: MKRRVAVTGVGMITPVGLDTESSWEGLIKGKSGIGPITQFDDKTIPTQIAGEIHGFDPEKFIEPKEIKKMDRFIHLAIAASQMAMDMSGLKITPENADRVGVMVSAGMGGLPAIEKYHKIYLERGIRKVTPFFIPMLIINEAAGMVSIRYGAKGPNICMVTACATGTHSIGEAFKWIQRGDADAIIAGGTESCICPTGVGGFNAMKALSTRNSEPQRASRPFDAERDGFIMGEGSGVVILEEMESALKRGARIYAEVVGYGATGDAYHITSPAPNGEGAARCMAMAIKDAGIAPAEMGYINAHGTSTKYGDELESIAIKTVFGDRAYKIPVSSTKSMTGHLLGAAGGVEAVISILALDRGVLPPTINLENPDPECDLDYVPNTARKARVDVVMSNSFGFGGTNACLVFRRCKP, translated from the coding sequence TTGAAAAGAAGAGTCGCCGTCACCGGCGTCGGGATGATCACTCCCGTCGGCCTGGACACGGAATCAAGCTGGGAAGGCCTGATCAAGGGCAAATCCGGCATCGGTCCCATCACGCAGTTCGACGACAAGACCATCCCGACGCAGATCGCGGGAGAGATCCACGGCTTTGACCCCGAAAAGTTCATCGAGCCCAAAGAGATCAAGAAGATGGACCGGTTCATTCATCTGGCGATCGCGGCAAGCCAGATGGCCATGGACATGTCGGGTCTCAAGATCACGCCCGAGAACGCCGACCGGGTCGGCGTCATGGTCAGCGCAGGCATGGGCGGCCTCCCGGCGATCGAGAAATACCACAAGATCTATCTCGAGCGGGGCATCCGGAAGGTGACCCCCTTCTTCATCCCCATGCTGATCATCAACGAGGCGGCGGGAATGGTCTCCATCCGCTATGGCGCCAAGGGCCCCAACATCTGCATGGTCACCGCCTGCGCGACCGGGACCCATTCGATCGGCGAGGCCTTCAAGTGGATCCAGCGGGGCGATGCCGACGCGATAATTGCCGGCGGCACGGAGTCCTGCATCTGCCCGACCGGAGTGGGCGGATTCAATGCCATGAAGGCCCTCTCGACACGAAACAGCGAACCGCAGCGGGCAAGCCGTCCCTTCGACGCGGAGCGGGACGGGTTCATCATGGGCGAAGGCTCCGGGGTGGTCATCCTGGAAGAGATGGAATCGGCGCTGAAACGCGGCGCACGCATCTACGCGGAGGTCGTCGGCTACGGCGCAACGGGCGATGCCTACCATATCACCTCCCCGGCTCCGAACGGCGAAGGGGCGGCGCGGTGCATGGCCATGGCGATCAAGGATGCCGGGATCGCGCCGGCGGAGATGGGCTATATCAACGCACACGGAACGTCGACCAAGTACGGCGACGAGCTCGAGAGCATTGCCATCAAGACCGTGTTCGGCGATCGCGCGTACAAGATCCCGGTGAGCTCCACGAAGTCGATGACGGGACACCTGCTCGGCGCCGCCGGAGGCGTGGAGGCCGTGATCTCGATCCTCGCGCTCGACCGCGGGGTCCTGCCGCCCACGATCAACCTGGAAAACCCCGATCCCGAATGCGATCTCGATTACGTCCCGAACACCGCGAGAAAAGCCCGGGTCGACGTTGTCATGTCGAACTCCTTCGGCTTCGGCGGTACGAACGCCTGCCTGGTGTTCCGGCGCTGCAAACCGTAG
- a CDS encoding electron transfer flavoprotein subunit alpha encodes MSVKVDIKKCTGCETCVTSCPFGAIEMRDGKAFITESCTMCGACIEACEFKAIERTGEEAVAAAKDLSAFKGVWVYAEQNKGIVSSVTFELLGEGRKLADKRKAALSAVLIGHGVKDRARDLIAHGADLVYVADDPVLKDFNDDSYSAVLTTLATLHKPEIVLAGATAIGRSFIPKVAAKLYTGLTADCTSLDIDPETGNLHQTRPAFGGNIMATIVTPNHRPQMATVRHKVMKPAPRDDSRKGEVIDVKFTQSGDLRTRVIRTMEALGETVNICEADIIVAGGRGLGSAKNFEMLQELAMTLGGAVAATRGAVDEGWIPYAHQVGQTGKTVCPKLYIACGISGAIQHVAGMQSSDVIVAINKDPDAPIFSVATYGIVGDVHEVVPIMIRKIREMRG; translated from the coding sequence GTGAGCGTGAAAGTCGATATCAAGAAGTGTACCGGGTGCGAGACCTGCGTCACGAGCTGCCCGTTCGGGGCGATCGAAATGCGCGATGGCAAGGCCTTCATCACCGAAAGCTGCACCATGTGCGGAGCCTGCATCGAGGCCTGCGAATTCAAGGCCATCGAACGGACCGGCGAAGAGGCCGTAGCTGCAGCAAAGGACCTCTCCGCCTTCAAGGGAGTATGGGTCTATGCGGAGCAGAACAAAGGAATCGTCTCGAGCGTCACCTTCGAGCTCCTGGGCGAGGGAAGGAAACTCGCGGACAAGCGCAAAGCCGCGCTTTCGGCGGTCCTGATCGGCCACGGCGTCAAGGACCGGGCACGGGACCTGATCGCCCACGGCGCGGACCTCGTCTATGTCGCCGACGACCCCGTCCTCAAGGACTTCAATGACGACTCCTACAGCGCCGTCCTCACCACGCTTGCGACCCTGCATAAGCCGGAGATCGTACTCGCCGGCGCGACCGCTATCGGCCGTTCCTTTATCCCCAAAGTGGCCGCTAAACTCTACACCGGCCTCACGGCCGATTGCACTTCGCTCGACATCGATCCCGAGACCGGCAACCTCCATCAGACCCGCCCGGCCTTCGGCGGGAACATCATGGCTACCATCGTGACCCCCAACCACCGTCCCCAGATGGCCACGGTACGGCACAAGGTCATGAAGCCTGCACCGCGCGATGATTCCCGGAAGGGCGAGGTCATCGACGTGAAGTTCACCCAGTCGGGGGACCTCCGCACGAGGGTCATCAGGACCATGGAAGCATTGGGCGAAACGGTGAACATCTGCGAGGCGGACATCATCGTGGCCGGTGGGCGTGGCCTGGGCAGCGCGAAGAACTTCGAGATGCTCCAGGAACTGGCCATGACGCTCGGCGGCGCGGTCGCCGCGACCAGGGGGGCTGTTGACGAGGGGTGGATCCCCTATGCCCACCAGGTCGGCCAGACGGGCAAGACCGTCTGCCCCAAGCTCTATATCGCCTGCGGCATCTCCGGCGCTATCCAGCATGTCGCCGGCATGCAGTCATCGGATGTGATCGTGGCCATCAACAAGGATCCCGATGCGCCGATCTTCAGCGTCGCCACCTACGGCATTGTCGGTGACGTGCATGAGGTCGTCCCCATCATGATCAGGAAGATCAGGGAAATGCGCGGGTGA
- the fabD gene encoding ACP S-malonyltransferase, whose translation MKIAFIFPGQGSQYAGMAKEFVEQFPESKEVFDVAGSVLGFDLLQLCLQGPVEKLNLTENTQPAILAASIAMLRPLERRGLTASVAAGHSLGEYTAITAAGGMEVGDAVALVQKRGRFMQEAVPEGTGLMAAILGMERQDVEKTCLDASKNGIVAPANYNTPGQIVIAGEKKAVELAMELARAAGAKKVVPLAVSVPSHCRMMQAAGQRLARELETVTIKDLRMPIVNNADAKFLQSPAEIKASLIRQISSPLYWEDSIKNMAADGCDTFIEIGPGKVLSGLVKRIVKDAKVLNVEDQKSMNDTLNAIGVS comes from the coding sequence ATGAAGATTGCATTCATCTTCCCGGGCCAGGGTTCGCAATATGCGGGCATGGCCAAGGAGTTCGTCGAACAATTCCCGGAGTCGAAGGAAGTGTTCGACGTTGCCGGTTCCGTTCTCGGCTTCGACCTCCTGCAGCTCTGCCTACAGGGCCCCGTCGAGAAGCTGAACCTGACCGAGAACACGCAGCCCGCAATTCTCGCCGCGAGCATTGCCATGCTCCGGCCGCTGGAGCGGCGCGGACTGACGGCCTCGGTCGCCGCTGGCCACAGCCTGGGCGAATATACGGCAATCACGGCCGCCGGCGGCATGGAGGTCGGGGATGCCGTCGCGCTGGTGCAGAAGCGCGGCCGCTTCATGCAGGAGGCCGTCCCGGAAGGGACCGGTCTCATGGCCGCCATCCTCGGCATGGAGCGGCAGGACGTAGAAAAAACTTGCCTTGACGCTTCTAAAAATGGTATAGTTGCCCCTGCAAATTACAACACTCCTGGCCAGATCGTGATCGCCGGAGAGAAAAAGGCCGTGGAACTTGCGATGGAACTCGCCAGGGCGGCAGGCGCGAAGAAGGTGGTCCCCCTCGCCGTGAGCGTCCCGTCCCATTGCCGGATGATGCAGGCGGCCGGCCAGCGGCTTGCGCGGGAGCTCGAAACGGTCACGATCAAAGACCTGCGCATGCCCATCGTGAACAACGCGGATGCGAAGTTCCTGCAAAGCCCGGCAGAGATCAAGGCATCGCTGATCCGGCAGATAAGCTCCCCGCTCTACTGGGAAGATTCGATCAAGAACATGGCTGCTGACGGCTGCGACACCTTCATCGAGATCGGACCGGGCAAGGTGCTCTCCGGGCTGGTGAAGCGCATCGTCAAGGACGCAAAGGTGCTGAACGTCGAAGATCAAAAGAGCATGAACGATACCCTGAACGCCATCGGCGTTTCGTAG
- the acpP gene encoding acyl carrier protein, with translation MADVDAKVKKIISEQLGVPETDVKPEASFVNDLGADSLDTVELVMALEEEFGVEIPDEDAEKIATVQNAVDYIKAKAK, from the coding sequence ATGGCAGATGTGGATGCAAAAGTAAAAAAGATCATTTCTGAGCAGCTCGGCGTACCGGAAACGGACGTCAAACCCGAAGCTTCCTTCGTCAACGACCTGGGGGCCGACTCGCTCGACACGGTTGAGCTCGTCATGGCACTGGAAGAGGAGTTCGGCGTCGAGATCCCCGATGAGGATGCTGAAAAGATCGCGACGGTGCAGAACGCGGTCGACTATATCAAGGCAAAGGCAAAATAA
- the fabG gene encoding 3-oxoacyl-[acyl-carrier-protein] reductase: MSISGKTALVTGAAQGIGREIALALASDGADVAICDVNLEAAQKTAADIGAKGRKSLALKANVAASADVTAMVDQVIEKFGRIDILVNNAGITRDGLILRMKDEDWDLVLDINLKGSFLCAKAALKYMSKQRGGTIISIASIVGAMGNAGQANYVASKAGLIGLTKTIAREYANRGVTANAVAPGFIETAMTQALPENVRQELAKQIPMGKLGTPEDVANAVRFLASPWASYITGQVVHVNGGMYM; the protein is encoded by the coding sequence ATGAGCATTAGCGGGAAAACGGCGCTCGTAACGGGCGCGGCGCAGGGCATTGGCCGGGAAATCGCCCTTGCGCTTGCGTCGGACGGAGCGGATGTCGCGATCTGCGATGTGAACCTCGAGGCCGCGCAGAAGACCGCTGCCGACATCGGGGCCAAGGGAAGAAAATCGCTGGCCCTCAAGGCCAATGTCGCCGCATCCGCCGATGTCACGGCGATGGTCGACCAGGTCATCGAGAAGTTCGGCAGGATCGACATCCTCGTGAACAACGCGGGCATCACCCGGGACGGGCTCATCCTCCGGATGAAGGATGAGGACTGGGACCTGGTGCTGGACATCAATCTGAAAGGCTCGTTCCTGTGCGCAAAGGCGGCGCTCAAGTACATGTCCAAGCAGCGCGGCGGCACCATCATCAGCATCGCATCGATCGTCGGCGCCATGGGCAATGCGGGCCAGGCGAACTATGTGGCCTCGAAGGCGGGCCTCATCGGCCTGACGAAGACCATCGCGCGGGAATATGCGAACCGGGGCGTCACCGCCAACGCCGTAGCGCCCGGCTTCATCGAGACGGCCATGACCCAGGCCCTGCCCGAGAACGTCAGGCAGGAGCTGGCCAAGCAGATCCCGATGGGCAAGCTTGGCACCCCCGAGGACGTGGCGAACGCGGTCCGGTTCCTTGCATCACCCTGGGCATCGTACATCACGGGCCAGGTGGTCCACGTGAACGGCGGCATGTACATGTAG